A part of Aegilops tauschii subsp. strangulata cultivar AL8/78 chromosome 2, Aet v6.0, whole genome shotgun sequence genomic DNA contains:
- the LOC109746159 gene encoding uncharacterized protein isoform X2, translated as MATMRPQTVLLPPRIDPMFIIDGNGGSLVNGNDIGDGKHFYCAKCMSVVACACIRPGFSMCDHDFCSSCVAMKLPQNVARVKCTGESSTESEKYHGLTILRPETVQLPPHIDPMFITEGSEGSLSDSKRFYCAKCMHVVPCACMRYNFTMCDHDFCSRCVAMKLRQNVARVKCTGESSTASEEYRGVTMLQPETVQLPSRINPMFITDGNEGSPVNDISDSKRFYCAKCMHVVPCACMRYNFTMCDHDFCSRCVAMKLHQNVARVKCTGESSTVSEEYRGVTMLQPEMVLVSSRIAPLSITDGNEDSPVDDITDGKRFFCAKCMHVVPCACIRSNFTNCDHDFCSRCVGLKLCQNVPRVKCTVDNSTAAERYHSMAMVQPETAVSSRIDPKFVTGGNEDSPLVDGNDIGDDKHFYCAKCMHVVPCACIRSNFRTCDHDFCSRCVAVKLGQNIAHVGYSESEDGDDDLFYCNICMEMVARTLKFSINSCGHVFCSSCITQYVAAKLDNNVARVVCPDPGCKGGVVELERCHDIIPPDLLDKWGFLLCESAFGTKRIYCPYRECSAPLLADSEAGVAAVTEAECPHCHRLFCVRCAVPWHGGITCNEFQKLGLDERSPEDILLRRLVGREGWQRCPKCQMYVEKSEGCNYIKCRCGYSFCYRCATKLSALNHFCNQCKR; from the exons ATGGCGACAATGCG GCCTCAAACAGTCCTACTACCGCCGCGCATCGACCCCATGTTCATCATCGACGGCAATGGAGGTTCACTAGTCAACGGCAACGACATTGGTGATGGTAAACACTTCTATTGTGCCAAGTGCATGTCTGTCGTGGCATGTGCATGTATTCGGCCCGGCTTCAGCATGTGCGACCATGACTTCTGCTCGAGCTGTGTTGCCATGAAGCTACCCCAGAACGTCGCCCGCGTCAAATGCACTGGGGAGAGCTCGACGGAGTCGGAGAAATATCACGGCCTGACGATCTTGCG GCCTGAAACAGTCCAATTACCGCCGCACATCGACCCCATGTTCATCACCGAGGGCAGTGAAGGTTCACTCAGTGACAGTAAGCGCTTCTACTGTGCCAAGTGCATGCATGTGGTGCCATGTGCATGTATGAGGTACAACTTCACCATGTGCGACCACGACTTCTGCTCAAGGTGTGTCGCCATGAAGCTGCGCCAGAACGTCGCCCGTGTCAAATGTACAGGAGAGAGCTCAACAGCGTCAGAGGAATATCGCGGCGTGACAATGTTGCA GCCTGAAACAGTCCAATTACCATCGCGCATCAACCCCATGTTCATCACCGATGGCAATGAAGGTTCACCCGTAAACGACATCAGTGACAGTAAGCGCTTCTACTGTGCCAAGTGCATGCATGTGGTGCCATGTGCATGTATGAGGTACAACTTCACCATGTGCGACCACGACTTCTGCTCAAGGTGTGTCGCCATGAAGCTGCACCAGAACGTCGCCCGCGTCAAATGTACGGGAGAGAGTTCGACAGTGTCGGAGGAATATCGCGGCGTGACAATGTTGCA GCCTGAAATGGTCCTAGTATCGTCGCGCATTGCCCCTTTGTCCATCACCGATGGCAATGAAGATTCACCTGTGGACGACATCACCGATGGTAAGCGCTTCTTTTGTGCCAAGTGCATGCATGTGGTGCCATGTGCATGTATAAGGTCCAACTTCACCAATTGCGACCATGACTTCTGCTCGAGGTGTGTTGGCTTGAAGCTGTGCCAGAACGTTCCTCGTGTCAAATGTACCGTGGACAACTCAACGGCGGCGGAGAGATACCACAGCATGGCGATGGTGCA GCCTGAAACAGCTGTATCATCGCGCATTGACCCTAAGTTCGTTACCGGTGGCAATGAAGATTCACCGCTGGTGGATGGCAACGACATCGGCGATGATAAGCACTTCTACTGTGCTAAGTGCATGCATGTGGTGCCATGTGCATGTATACGGTCCAACTTCAGGACGTGCGACCACGACTTCTGCTCTAGGTGTGTCGCCGTGAAGCTAGGCCAGAACATCGCTCACGTTGGATATTCTGAAAGTGAGGACGGTGATGATGATCTGTTCTATTGCAACATCTGCATGGAGATGGTGGCGAGGACCCTCAAGTTCAGCATCAACTCGTGTGGCCACGTCTTCTGCTCGAGCTGTATCACCCAGTACGTCGCCGCGAAGCTGGACAACAATGTAGCCCGCGTCGTATGCCCTGACCCAGGCTGCAAGGGCGGTGTCGTTGAGCTGGAGAGGTGCCATGACATCATTCCCCCGGACCTCCTCGACAAATGGGGTTTCCTGCTGTGCGAATCTGCGTTTGGCACCAAGAGGATATACTGCCCATACAGAGAATGCTCGGCGCCTCTGCTTGCTGACAGCGAGGCCGGGGTGGCTGCGGTCACGGAGGCGGAGTGCCCGCACTGCCACCGGCTTTTCTGTGTCCGGTGCGCTGTGCCATGGCATGGCGGCATCACTTGCAATGAGTTCCAGAAGCTCGGACTGGACGAGCGCAGCCCGGAGGACATCTTGCTCAGGCGTCTCGTCGGCAGGGAGGGGTGGCAGCGGTGCCCCAAGTGCCAGATGTATGTGGAGAAATCGGAAGGGTGCAATTACATCAAATGTAG GTGTGGATACAGCTTCTGCTACCGATGCGCGACCAAGTTGTCCGCGCTAAACCATTTCTGCAACCAGTGCAAGCGCTGA
- the LOC109746159 gene encoding uncharacterized protein isoform X1, translating to MATMRPQTVLLPPRIDPMFIIDGNGGSLVNGNDIGDGKHFYCAKCMSVVACACIRPGFSMCDHDFCSSCVAMKLPQNVARVKCTGESSTESEKYHGLTILRPETVQLPPHIDPMFITEGSEGSLSDSKRFYCAKCMHVVPCACMRYNFTMCDHDFCSRCVAMKLRQNVARVKCTGESSTASEEYRGVTMLQPETVQLPSRINPMFITDGNEGSPVNDISDSKRFYCAKCMHVVPCACMRYNFTMCDHDFCSRCVAMKLHQNVARVKCTGESSTVSEEYRGVTMLHYPFILRPEMVLVSSRIAPLSITDGNEDSPVDDITDGKRFFCAKCMHVVPCACIRSNFTNCDHDFCSRCVGLKLCQNVPRVKCTVDNSTAAERYHSMAMVQPETAVSSRIDPKFVTGGNEDSPLVDGNDIGDDKHFYCAKCMHVVPCACIRSNFRTCDHDFCSRCVAVKLGQNIAHVGYSESEDGDDDLFYCNICMEMVARTLKFSINSCGHVFCSSCITQYVAAKLDNNVARVVCPDPGCKGGVVELERCHDIIPPDLLDKWGFLLCESAFGTKRIYCPYRECSAPLLADSEAGVAAVTEAECPHCHRLFCVRCAVPWHGGITCNEFQKLGLDERSPEDILLRRLVGREGWQRCPKCQMYVEKSEGCNYIKCRCGYSFCYRCATKLSALNHFCNQCKR from the exons ATGGCGACAATGCG GCCTCAAACAGTCCTACTACCGCCGCGCATCGACCCCATGTTCATCATCGACGGCAATGGAGGTTCACTAGTCAACGGCAACGACATTGGTGATGGTAAACACTTCTATTGTGCCAAGTGCATGTCTGTCGTGGCATGTGCATGTATTCGGCCCGGCTTCAGCATGTGCGACCATGACTTCTGCTCGAGCTGTGTTGCCATGAAGCTACCCCAGAACGTCGCCCGCGTCAAATGCACTGGGGAGAGCTCGACGGAGTCGGAGAAATATCACGGCCTGACGATCTTGCG GCCTGAAACAGTCCAATTACCGCCGCACATCGACCCCATGTTCATCACCGAGGGCAGTGAAGGTTCACTCAGTGACAGTAAGCGCTTCTACTGTGCCAAGTGCATGCATGTGGTGCCATGTGCATGTATGAGGTACAACTTCACCATGTGCGACCACGACTTCTGCTCAAGGTGTGTCGCCATGAAGCTGCGCCAGAACGTCGCCCGTGTCAAATGTACAGGAGAGAGCTCAACAGCGTCAGAGGAATATCGCGGCGTGACAATGTTGCA GCCTGAAACAGTCCAATTACCATCGCGCATCAACCCCATGTTCATCACCGATGGCAATGAAGGTTCACCCGTAAACGACATCAGTGACAGTAAGCGCTTCTACTGTGCCAAGTGCATGCATGTGGTGCCATGTGCATGTATGAGGTACAACTTCACCATGTGCGACCACGACTTCTGCTCAAGGTGTGTCGCCATGAAGCTGCACCAGAACGTCGCCCGCGTCAAATGTACGGGAGAGAGTTCGACAGTGTCGGAGGAATATCGCGGCGTGACAATGTTGCA TTACCCCTTTATACTCAGGCCTGAAATGGTCCTAGTATCGTCGCGCATTGCCCCTTTGTCCATCACCGATGGCAATGAAGATTCACCTGTGGACGACATCACCGATGGTAAGCGCTTCTTTTGTGCCAAGTGCATGCATGTGGTGCCATGTGCATGTATAAGGTCCAACTTCACCAATTGCGACCATGACTTCTGCTCGAGGTGTGTTGGCTTGAAGCTGTGCCAGAACGTTCCTCGTGTCAAATGTACCGTGGACAACTCAACGGCGGCGGAGAGATACCACAGCATGGCGATGGTGCA GCCTGAAACAGCTGTATCATCGCGCATTGACCCTAAGTTCGTTACCGGTGGCAATGAAGATTCACCGCTGGTGGATGGCAACGACATCGGCGATGATAAGCACTTCTACTGTGCTAAGTGCATGCATGTGGTGCCATGTGCATGTATACGGTCCAACTTCAGGACGTGCGACCACGACTTCTGCTCTAGGTGTGTCGCCGTGAAGCTAGGCCAGAACATCGCTCACGTTGGATATTCTGAAAGTGAGGACGGTGATGATGATCTGTTCTATTGCAACATCTGCATGGAGATGGTGGCGAGGACCCTCAAGTTCAGCATCAACTCGTGTGGCCACGTCTTCTGCTCGAGCTGTATCACCCAGTACGTCGCCGCGAAGCTGGACAACAATGTAGCCCGCGTCGTATGCCCTGACCCAGGCTGCAAGGGCGGTGTCGTTGAGCTGGAGAGGTGCCATGACATCATTCCCCCGGACCTCCTCGACAAATGGGGTTTCCTGCTGTGCGAATCTGCGTTTGGCACCAAGAGGATATACTGCCCATACAGAGAATGCTCGGCGCCTCTGCTTGCTGACAGCGAGGCCGGGGTGGCTGCGGTCACGGAGGCGGAGTGCCCGCACTGCCACCGGCTTTTCTGTGTCCGGTGCGCTGTGCCATGGCATGGCGGCATCACTTGCAATGAGTTCCAGAAGCTCGGACTGGACGAGCGCAGCCCGGAGGACATCTTGCTCAGGCGTCTCGTCGGCAGGGAGGGGTGGCAGCGGTGCCCCAAGTGCCAGATGTATGTGGAGAAATCGGAAGGGTGCAATTACATCAAATGTAG GTGTGGATACAGCTTCTGCTACCGATGCGCGACCAAGTTGTCCGCGCTAAACCATTTCTGCAACCAGTGCAAGCGCTGA
- the LOC109746159 gene encoding uncharacterized protein isoform X3 has translation MATMRPQTVLLPPRIDPMFIIDGNGGSLVNGNDIGDGKHFYCAKCMSVVACACIRPGFSMCDHDFCSSCVAMKLPQNVARVKCTGESSTESEKYHGLTILRPETVQLPPHIDPMFITEGSEGSLSDSKRFYCAKCMHVVPCACMRYNFTMCDHDFCSRCVAMKLRQNVARVKCTGESSTASEEYRGVTMLQPETVQLPSRINPMFITDGNEGSPVNDISDSKRFYCAKCMHVVPCACMRYNFTMCDHDFCSRCVAMKLHQNVARVKCTGESSTVSEEYRGVTMLHYPFILRPEMVLVSSRIAPLSITDGNEDSPVDDITDGKRFFCAKCMHVVPCACIRSNFTNCDHDFCSRCVGLKLCQNVPRVKCTVDNSTAAERYHSMAMVQPETAVSSRIDPKFVTGGNEDSPLVDGNDIGDDKHFYCAKCMHVVPCACIRSNFRTCDHDFCSRCVAVKLGQNIAHVGYSESEDGDDDLFYCNICMEMVARTLKFSINSCGHVFCSSCITQYVAAKLDNNVARVVCPDPGCKGGVVELERCHDIIPPDLLDKWGFLLCESAFGTKRIYCPYRECSAPLLADSEAGVAAVTEAECPHCHRLFCVRCAVPWHGGITCNEFQKLGLDERSPEDILLRRLVGREGWQRCPKCQMYVEKSEGCNYIKCVDTASATDARPSCPR, from the exons ATGGCGACAATGCG GCCTCAAACAGTCCTACTACCGCCGCGCATCGACCCCATGTTCATCATCGACGGCAATGGAGGTTCACTAGTCAACGGCAACGACATTGGTGATGGTAAACACTTCTATTGTGCCAAGTGCATGTCTGTCGTGGCATGTGCATGTATTCGGCCCGGCTTCAGCATGTGCGACCATGACTTCTGCTCGAGCTGTGTTGCCATGAAGCTACCCCAGAACGTCGCCCGCGTCAAATGCACTGGGGAGAGCTCGACGGAGTCGGAGAAATATCACGGCCTGACGATCTTGCG GCCTGAAACAGTCCAATTACCGCCGCACATCGACCCCATGTTCATCACCGAGGGCAGTGAAGGTTCACTCAGTGACAGTAAGCGCTTCTACTGTGCCAAGTGCATGCATGTGGTGCCATGTGCATGTATGAGGTACAACTTCACCATGTGCGACCACGACTTCTGCTCAAGGTGTGTCGCCATGAAGCTGCGCCAGAACGTCGCCCGTGTCAAATGTACAGGAGAGAGCTCAACAGCGTCAGAGGAATATCGCGGCGTGACAATGTTGCA GCCTGAAACAGTCCAATTACCATCGCGCATCAACCCCATGTTCATCACCGATGGCAATGAAGGTTCACCCGTAAACGACATCAGTGACAGTAAGCGCTTCTACTGTGCCAAGTGCATGCATGTGGTGCCATGTGCATGTATGAGGTACAACTTCACCATGTGCGACCACGACTTCTGCTCAAGGTGTGTCGCCATGAAGCTGCACCAGAACGTCGCCCGCGTCAAATGTACGGGAGAGAGTTCGACAGTGTCGGAGGAATATCGCGGCGTGACAATGTTGCA TTACCCCTTTATACTCAGGCCTGAAATGGTCCTAGTATCGTCGCGCATTGCCCCTTTGTCCATCACCGATGGCAATGAAGATTCACCTGTGGACGACATCACCGATGGTAAGCGCTTCTTTTGTGCCAAGTGCATGCATGTGGTGCCATGTGCATGTATAAGGTCCAACTTCACCAATTGCGACCATGACTTCTGCTCGAGGTGTGTTGGCTTGAAGCTGTGCCAGAACGTTCCTCGTGTCAAATGTACCGTGGACAACTCAACGGCGGCGGAGAGATACCACAGCATGGCGATGGTGCA GCCTGAAACAGCTGTATCATCGCGCATTGACCCTAAGTTCGTTACCGGTGGCAATGAAGATTCACCGCTGGTGGATGGCAACGACATCGGCGATGATAAGCACTTCTACTGTGCTAAGTGCATGCATGTGGTGCCATGTGCATGTATACGGTCCAACTTCAGGACGTGCGACCACGACTTCTGCTCTAGGTGTGTCGCCGTGAAGCTAGGCCAGAACATCGCTCACGTTGGATATTCTGAAAGTGAGGACGGTGATGATGATCTGTTCTATTGCAACATCTGCATGGAGATGGTGGCGAGGACCCTCAAGTTCAGCATCAACTCGTGTGGCCACGTCTTCTGCTCGAGCTGTATCACCCAGTACGTCGCCGCGAAGCTGGACAACAATGTAGCCCGCGTCGTATGCCCTGACCCAGGCTGCAAGGGCGGTGTCGTTGAGCTGGAGAGGTGCCATGACATCATTCCCCCGGACCTCCTCGACAAATGGGGTTTCCTGCTGTGCGAATCTGCGTTTGGCACCAAGAGGATATACTGCCCATACAGAGAATGCTCGGCGCCTCTGCTTGCTGACAGCGAGGCCGGGGTGGCTGCGGTCACGGAGGCGGAGTGCCCGCACTGCCACCGGCTTTTCTGTGTCCGGTGCGCTGTGCCATGGCATGGCGGCATCACTTGCAATGAGTTCCAGAAGCTCGGACTGGACGAGCGCAGCCCGGAGGACATCTTGCTCAGGCGTCTCGTCGGCAGGGAGGGGTGGCAGCGGTGCCCCAAGTGCCAGATGTATGTGGAGAAATCGGAAGGGTGCAATTACATCAAAT GTGTGGATACAGCTTCTGCTACCGATGCGCGACCAAGTTGTCCGCGCTAA